One genomic segment of Megalopta genalis isolate 19385.01 unplaced genomic scaffold, iyMegGena1_principal scaffold0060, whole genome shotgun sequence includes these proteins:
- the LOC143261649 gene encoding uncharacterized protein LOC143261649 produces MKLLNEKFRRLSYKFTRLNSILYRRSKRGILNIIGSTSKALFGTLDEDDLVLINQNIDKLFDERYASLGLTRIYLLYKIGLFDCLSIAFKFCPM; encoded by the exons atgaaattgttaaatgaaaAATTCAGACGTCTTAGTTATAAATTTACACGACTTAACAGCATACTCTATCGCCGATCTAAACGAGGAATACTGAACATCATAGGTTCTACATCAAAGGCCTTGTTTGGAACTTTAGATGAAGACGATCTTGTACTCATCAACcaaaatattgataaattatttgACGAAA GATACGCATCATTAGGACTAACACGTATATATTTACTATACAAAATAGGATTATTCGATTGTTTATCAA ttgcttttaaattctgcccaatgtaa